A region of Sphingomonas crusticola DNA encodes the following proteins:
- the argH gene encoding argininosuccinate lyase — protein MWGGRFADGPSAIMREINASIPFDKRLWRQDIAASRAHVAMLGAQGIVDAADVAAIDQGLAQIADEYERDGPPENLTLEDIHMTVESRLAELVGPAAGRLHTGRSRNDQVATDFKLWVRDAIDAVLAGLDEFEAVLLARAEEHAATIMPGFTHLQVAQPVTLGHHLMAWHAMIGRDRSRFADARARLNRSPLGSAALAGTGFAIDRHATAAALGFDGPTDNSLDSVSDRDFALDYLMAATQCSLHLSRMAEEFVIWASQPFGFIALPDAYSTGSSIMPQKRNPDAAELVRGHAGRIAGCMVALTMTMKGLPLAYSKDMQDDKPPVFEAHDLLALSIAAMTGMAETTRFVPERMRTAAEAGFSTATDFADWLVREGNIPFREAHHITGRAVKLAESEGVALAALPLEALQAIDPRIDARVFGVLTVDASVASRTSHGGTAPEQVRKRIAEARKPA, from the coding sequence ATGTGGGGCGGAAGGTTCGCCGATGGGCCTAGCGCGATCATGCGCGAAATCAACGCCTCGATCCCATTCGACAAGCGCCTGTGGCGGCAGGATATCGCCGCCAGCCGTGCCCATGTCGCGATGCTGGGTGCGCAAGGCATCGTCGATGCGGCCGATGTTGCCGCGATCGACCAGGGGCTGGCGCAGATCGCCGACGAATATGAGCGCGACGGTCCGCCGGAGAATCTGACGCTCGAGGACATTCACATGACGGTCGAAAGCCGGCTGGCCGAACTGGTCGGCCCGGCGGCGGGACGGCTGCACACGGGGCGCTCGCGCAACGACCAGGTCGCGACCGACTTCAAACTGTGGGTACGCGACGCGATCGATGCGGTGCTCGCCGGGCTGGACGAATTCGAGGCGGTTTTGCTGGCGCGCGCGGAGGAGCATGCCGCGACGATCATGCCCGGCTTCACCCATCTTCAGGTCGCGCAGCCGGTGACGCTCGGCCACCATCTGATGGCGTGGCACGCGATGATCGGGCGCGATCGCTCGCGCTTCGCCGATGCGCGCGCGCGGCTCAACCGCTCGCCGCTCGGCAGCGCGGCGCTGGCCGGGACCGGCTTCGCGATCGACCGCCATGCGACCGCGGCTGCGCTCGGCTTCGACGGGCCGACGGACAATTCGCTTGATTCGGTATCCGACCGCGATTTCGCGCTCGATTATCTGATGGCGGCGACACAATGCTCGCTCCACCTCTCGCGCATGGCGGAGGAGTTCGTGATCTGGGCGAGCCAGCCGTTCGGCTTCATCGCATTGCCCGACGCTTATTCGACCGGCTCGTCGATCATGCCGCAGAAGCGCAACCCCGACGCGGCCGAGCTGGTGCGCGGCCATGCGGGCCGCATCGCCGGCTGCATGGTCGCGCTGACGATGACGATGAAGGGGCTGCCACTCGCTTATTCGAAGGACATGCAGGACGATAAGCCGCCGGTGTTCGAGGCGCACGATCTGCTCGCGCTGTCGATCGCGGCGATGACCGGCATGGCCGAGACGACGCGGTTCGTGCCGGAGCGGATGCGGACCGCGGCCGAAGCCGGCTTCTCGACCGCGACCGATTTCGCCGACTGGCTGGTGCGCGAGGGCAATATCCCGTTCCGCGAGGCGCATCACATCACCGGCCGGGCGGTGAAACTCGCCGAAAGCGAAGGCGTGGCGCTCGCTGCCCTGCCGCTGGAAGCGCTGCAGGCGATCGATCCGCGCATCGACGCGCGCGTGTTCGGCGTGCTGACGGTCGACGCCTCGGTCGCCAGCCGCACCTCGCATGGCGGCACGGCGCCTGAACAGGTGCGCAAGCGCATCGCCGAGGCTAGAAAGCCGGCATGA
- the lysA gene encoding diaminopimelate decarboxylase has product MDHFELKDGMLHAEGVPLARISAEAGTPIYVYSAATIERHVRVFREALAGIDDPLIAFAVKANPNRAVLATLAALGLGADVVSGGELKRALAAGIPAAKIVFSGVGKTAEEMALGLDEGIGQFNLESVAEAEMLSQVATARGVTARVAFRVNPDVDAGTHSKISTGRADDKFGVAYDRAPDAYARAAAMPGIAAVGVAVHIGSQLTDLAPSRAAFERVGALIAALRAAGHAIDSADLGGGLGVPYNPAVPVPPSPADYGAMVREVTAGWDVRLIFEPGRVIVGNAGVMLTRVIRIKEGKNYPFVVLDAGMNDLLRPSLYDAWHNIRAVEPNGAKFVANVVGPICETGDTFARAREMDQVAAGDLVAFMTAGAYGATMANTYNSRGLVPEAMVSGEEWAIVRDRQPIEALIAADRLPPWL; this is encoded by the coding sequence ATGGATCATTTCGAGCTCAAGGACGGCATGCTCCATGCCGAAGGCGTGCCGCTGGCGCGGATCTCGGCCGAGGCGGGGACGCCGATCTATGTCTATTCGGCGGCGACGATCGAGCGCCATGTGCGCGTGTTCCGCGAGGCGCTCGCGGGGATCGACGATCCGCTGATCGCGTTCGCGGTCAAGGCCAATCCCAACCGCGCCGTGCTGGCGACGCTCGCCGCGCTCGGGCTCGGCGCCGATGTGGTTTCGGGCGGCGAGCTCAAGCGCGCGCTCGCGGCGGGAATACCGGCCGCCAAGATCGTCTTTTCCGGGGTCGGCAAAACCGCCGAGGAGATGGCGCTGGGTCTCGATGAAGGGATCGGCCAGTTCAATCTGGAATCGGTGGCCGAGGCGGAGATGTTGTCGCAGGTGGCCACCGCGCGCGGTGTGACCGCCAGGGTCGCCTTCCGCGTCAATCCGGATGTCGACGCGGGCACGCACAGCAAGATCTCGACCGGCCGGGCCGACGACAAGTTCGGTGTGGCCTATGACCGTGCGCCGGATGCCTATGCGCGCGCGGCGGCCATGCCCGGCATCGCGGCGGTGGGCGTCGCGGTCCATATCGGCAGCCAGCTGACCGATCTCGCGCCCAGCCGTGCGGCGTTCGAGCGCGTCGGCGCGCTGATCGCCGCTTTGCGCGCGGCGGGGCACGCGATCGACAGCGCCGATTTGGGCGGCGGGCTGGGCGTGCCCTATAATCCGGCGGTCCCCGTGCCGCCGAGCCCGGCCGATTATGGCGCGATGGTGCGCGAGGTCACGGCGGGCTGGGACGTCCGCCTGATCTTCGAGCCCGGGCGGGTGATCGTCGGCAATGCCGGCGTGATGCTGACGCGGGTGATCCGGATCAAGGAGGGGAAGAATTACCCGTTCGTGGTGCTGGATGCCGGCATGAACGACCTGCTGCGCCCGAGCCTGTACGACGCCTGGCATAATATCCGCGCGGTCGAGCCGAACGGCGCAAAGTTCGTCGCCAATGTCGTCGGCCCGATCTGCGAAACCGGCGACACGTTCGCGCGCGCCCGGGAAATGGATCAAGTTGCCGCCGGAGACCTGGTCGCCTTCATGACCGCGGGCGCTTATGGTGCCACCATGGCCAACACCTATAATTCGCGGGGACTCGTGCCCGAAGCGATGGTCTCGGGAGAGGAATGGGCAATTGTCCGCGATCGCCAGCCGATCGAAGCCCTGATCGCGGCCGATCGCCTTCCACCCTGGCTCTGA
- the galU gene encoding UTP--glucose-1-phosphate uridylyltransferase GalU, with protein sequence MTIKRVRKAVFPVAGFGTRFLPATKAVPKELLPVVDRPLIQYAIDEARAAGIEQMIFVTGRGKHAIEDYFDSAFEIEHDLNAKAKHAILEAMGPTRLEPGQAAFVRQQQMAGLGHAVWCARQLIGDEPFAVLLPDELLWNPQRPCLSQMCNTYEAKGGNVIAVVEVPQAHTDRYGIVSPGESEGAVTEVRGLVEKPKAGTAPSRLAAVGRYILQPEVLDILSAGKKGAGGEIQLTDAMAELIGKQPFHAQTFDGVRHDCGEKAGFIIANIALALERPDIADTIRAYVRSI encoded by the coding sequence ATGACCATCAAGCGTGTGCGCAAAGCGGTGTTTCCGGTGGCGGGCTTCGGCACGCGCTTTCTTCCCGCGACCAAGGCGGTGCCCAAGGAATTGCTGCCCGTGGTCGACCGGCCGCTGATCCAATATGCGATCGACGAGGCGCGTGCCGCCGGGATCGAGCAGATGATCTTCGTCACCGGCCGCGGCAAACATGCGATCGAGGATTATTTCGACAGCGCGTTCGAGATCGAACACGACCTCAACGCCAAGGCGAAACATGCCATTTTGGAGGCGATGGGCCCGACCCGGCTCGAGCCCGGCCAGGCCGCCTTCGTGCGCCAGCAGCAGATGGCCGGCCTCGGCCATGCGGTGTGGTGCGCCCGCCAGCTGATCGGCGACGAGCCGTTCGCGGTGCTGCTGCCCGACGAATTGCTGTGGAATCCGCAGCGGCCTTGTCTGTCGCAGATGTGCAACACCTACGAAGCCAAAGGCGGCAACGTCATCGCTGTGGTCGAGGTGCCGCAAGCGCATACTGACCGGTACGGCATCGTTTCGCCAGGCGAGAGCGAGGGCGCCGTCACCGAGGTCAGGGGCCTGGTGGAGAAGCCCAAGGCGGGAACCGCCCCGTCGCGGCTGGCGGCGGTCGGCCGCTATATCCTGCAGCCCGAGGTGCTCGACATATTGTCGGCCGGCAAGAAGGGCGCGGGGGGCGAGATCCAGCTGACCGATGCGATGGCGGAGTTGATCGGCAAGCAGCCTTTCCACGCCCAGACGTTTGACGGCGTCCGCCACGACTGCGGCGAGAAAGCCGGCTTCATCATCGCCAATATCGCGCTCGCACTGGAACGGCCGGACATTGCCGACACGATCCGCGCTTACGTGCGATCGATCTGA
- a CDS encoding precorrin-2 dehydrogenase/sirohydrochlorin ferrochelatase family protein, which yields MRLQGRPVILVGARPMADAKARLLERAGAILVGEEAQASLAVVAADDEAAVARLKARGILVNAVDRPDLCDFTLPAIIDRDPVLIAIGTGGASAGLAAALRQRLETLLPAGLGRLAEALFGARERLRHRFPAIDERRRAIGALLAAGGPLDPLVEHMDPAAAIASAERRGDRCEQVVVVSGDPEALTLRAARLLGLADHVYHDRQVPNAILDRARADAERVVGEPPAAPPPGLTLHLIWKPQ from the coding sequence GTGAGGCTGCAGGGGCGCCCGGTCATCCTGGTCGGCGCCAGGCCGATGGCCGATGCCAAAGCGCGGCTGCTGGAGCGGGCCGGGGCGATCCTGGTCGGCGAAGAGGCGCAGGCGTCGCTGGCGGTCGTCGCCGCGGACGATGAAGCGGCGGTGGCGCGGCTCAAGGCGCGCGGTATCCTCGTCAATGCGGTCGACCGGCCCGATCTGTGCGACTTCACCTTGCCCGCCATCATCGATCGCGATCCGGTGCTGATCGCGATCGGCACGGGGGGCGCATCCGCCGGCCTGGCGGCGGCGTTGCGCCAGCGGCTGGAAACTTTGTTGCCGGCCGGATTGGGGCGGCTGGCGGAGGCGCTGTTCGGCGCGCGCGAGCGGTTGCGCCATCGCTTTCCCGCGATCGACGAACGGCGGCGCGCGATCGGGGCGCTGCTCGCCGCCGGCGGGCCGCTCGATCCGCTGGTGGAACATATGGATCCCGCCGCCGCGATCGCCTCGGCCGAACGCCGTGGGGATCGCTGCGAGCAGGTCGTTGTCGTTTCGGGCGATCCCGAAGCGCTGACCTTGCGTGCGGCGCGTCTGCTCGGGCTGGCCGATCATGTCTATCATGACCGGCAAGTGCCGAATGCGATCCTCGACCGGGCCCGCGCCGACGCCGAGCGCGTTGTCGGCGAACCGCCTGCGGCGCCGCCACCGGGGCTCACGCTCCACCTCATCTGGAAACCGCAATGA
- a CDS encoding zinc transporter ZntB yields MNHWALELQSDGKGHEVDAAAACSRAVPAAFVWVHLDGREQDTLQWLKDHGGMPTTVIYALTATETRPRSEAIEQGALINLRGPAAGGGEGVDDRLVSIRAWVEQGRAISVSFHPLDGLDVLREQMVAGEIKDPGDLISHLAMIITKRVDPVISDLGDLVDDCELAIAPEHAYETRRKIAEARADAIVYRRFVAPQREALSRLAELDAPWLEDDDRLHLREAADRFARMAEELDAVRERSALIHEQLTDLRSEQIENRALLLSIVALIFLPLTFLTGLLGMNVEGIPAAHEPWAFWGVVGFCAAIAGGITAWFGYAHWFRR; encoded by the coding sequence ATGAACCACTGGGCGCTCGAACTGCAATCCGACGGCAAGGGCCATGAGGTCGATGCGGCCGCGGCGTGCAGCCGCGCGGTGCCGGCTGCCTTCGTCTGGGTCCATCTCGACGGGCGGGAACAGGATACGCTGCAATGGCTGAAGGATCACGGCGGCATGCCGACCACCGTGATCTACGCGCTGACCGCGACCGAAACCCGTCCGCGCAGCGAGGCGATCGAGCAGGGCGCGCTGATCAACCTGCGTGGCCCGGCCGCGGGGGGCGGGGAAGGGGTGGACGACCGGCTGGTTTCGATCCGCGCCTGGGTCGAGCAGGGGCGTGCTATCTCGGTCAGCTTCCATCCGCTCGACGGGCTCGACGTGCTGCGCGAGCAGATGGTGGCCGGCGAGATCAAGGATCCCGGTGATCTCATCTCGCATCTCGCCATGATCATCACCAAGCGGGTCGACCCGGTCATCAGCGACCTCGGCGACCTCGTCGACGATTGCGAACTCGCCATCGCGCCGGAGCATGCCTACGAAACCCGCCGCAAGATCGCCGAGGCGCGCGCCGACGCGATCGTCTATCGCCGCTTCGTCGCGCCGCAGCGCGAGGCCCTGTCGCGGCTGGCGGAGCTCGACGCGCCATGGCTGGAGGATGACGACCGGCTACACCTGCGCGAAGCGGCGGACCGGTTCGCGCGCATGGCCGAAGAGCTGGATGCGGTGCGCGAGCGATCCGCGCTGATCCACGAGCAGTTGACCGACCTCCGCTCGGAACAGATTGAAAATCGTGCGTTGCTGCTGTCGATCGTCGCCTTGATCTTCCTGCCCTTGACGTTCCTGACCGGGCTGCTGGGGATGAATGTCGAGGGCATCCCGGCGGCACATGAGCCCTGGGCCTTCTGGGGCGTGGTGGGCTTCTGCGCAGCGATCGCCGGCGGCATCACCGCCTGGTTCGGTTACGCCCATTGGTTCAGGCGGTAG
- a CDS encoding NupC/NupG family nucleoside CNT transporter: protein MTGHLLSLAGIVLILAVAFALSSNRRWIQLRVVGAAFALQVGIAVLVLYVPAGQRVIAGMAGGVSALLGYAGEGTAFLFGPFAASPLGQNFALQALPVIIFFASLVSILYHLGVMQRIVRWLGGAIEAVVGISKVESLCAAANIFVGQSESPLVIRPYLAGLRPSQLFQVMTSGMAGVAGTILAAYASMGIRIEYLLAASFMSAPGAILMAKMMMPDDPADLDLPINEMVDTSHADEDEKPANVIMAAAQGAQLGVRLAVMVGAMVFAFVGLVALANGILSGVGHWFGIADLTFQHMLGYVFAPVMYLISVPWDQAGAAGGLFGEKIVLNEFVAYIHLGKIASTLSAHSQAVVTFALCGFANFSSIAIQMAVTGGLAPNQRPMIARLGLKALLAGSLANLMSAALAGILIS, encoded by the coding sequence ATGACCGGTCATCTGCTCAGCCTGGCGGGCATCGTCCTGATCCTGGCGGTGGCGTTCGCCTTGTCGTCGAACCGCCGCTGGATCCAGTTGCGCGTGGTCGGCGCGGCGTTTGCGTTACAGGTCGGGATCGCCGTGCTGGTGCTGTACGTGCCCGCCGGCCAGCGGGTGATCGCCGGCATGGCCGGCGGCGTGAGTGCGCTGCTCGGTTATGCGGGCGAGGGCACGGCGTTCCTGTTCGGGCCGTTCGCCGCCTCGCCGCTCGGGCAGAATTTCGCGCTGCAGGCACTGCCGGTGATCATCTTCTTCGCCAGCCTGGTGTCGATCCTCTATCATCTCGGCGTGATGCAGCGGATCGTGCGCTGGCTCGGCGGCGCGATCGAAGCGGTCGTCGGCATCAGCAAGGTCGAAAGCCTGTGCGCCGCCGCCAACATCTTCGTCGGCCAGTCGGAATCGCCGCTCGTGATCCGTCCCTATCTCGCCGGCTTGCGCCCCTCCCAGCTGTTCCAGGTGATGACGAGCGGCATGGCCGGCGTCGCCGGCACGATCCTCGCCGCTTATGCGTCGATGGGGATCCGGATCGAATATCTGCTCGCCGCCAGCTTCATGTCCGCGCCGGGCGCGATCCTGATGGCGAAGATGATGATGCCGGACGATCCGGCCGATCTCGATCTGCCGATCAACGAGATGGTCGACACCAGCCATGCGGACGAGGACGAAAAGCCCGCCAACGTCATCATGGCGGCCGCCCAGGGCGCGCAGCTCGGCGTACGGCTGGCGGTGATGGTCGGCGCGATGGTGTTCGCCTTCGTCGGGCTGGTCGCGCTCGCCAACGGTATCTTGTCGGGCGTGGGCCACTGGTTCGGGATCGCCGATCTGACCTTCCAGCATATGCTGGGCTATGTGTTCGCGCCGGTGATGTACCTGATCAGCGTGCCGTGGGATCAGGCCGGCGCCGCAGGCGGCCTGTTCGGCGAGAAGATCGTGCTCAACGAATTCGTCGCCTACATCCATCTCGGCAAGATCGCCTCGACGCTGAGCGCGCACAGCCAGGCGGTGGTGACCTTCGCCCTGTGCGGATTTGCCAATTTCAGTTCGATCGCGATCCAGATGGCGGTAACCGGCGGGCTCGCGCCCAATCAGCGGCCGATGATCGCCCGGCTCGGGCTCAAAGCGTTGCTGGCCGGCAGCCTCGCCAACCTGATGTCGGCGGCGCTGGCGGGGATTCTTATCTCCTGA
- a CDS encoding alpha/beta hydrolase family protein → MSWLGNGRLLTSWAAFVPFGPFLIPFPVPVTVDVTSAKVDTLLPKKAPYRAGAVIWTAPDGSSVLLSATRNSKEWPEVLRVDLASGLVTTVQASQSPILAWFADANGVVRAGIGRDGKHPAIFYRTKADEPLRRSTPPPPPKGKADDGGDDMLETIRFDGPGNTKLAISNRQTGRFSVYEYDLEHDTFGKALFEHPKVDVDRLVIDAGGYTVSGIAYEDDRPRVKWLDAEQGRLQAQIDRIFPNTVNTMTSRSQDGNLVVVETMGPDSAGMSYLFDRKARIMKGLLPAFDNRETLHLSPVRAFDFKARDGLEIPGYLTLPVGKATKALPLIVMPHGGPFARDRWGYDPYVQFLASRGYAVLQPQFRGSTGFGRSFVEKGYGQWGAAMQDDLLDGIAALAREGTIDPKRVCIVGISYGGYAAEWGAARDAAHYRCAISLAGVSDIRAQLRHDRSLFYAPRYAAAWAKKVEGEEKRDLDAFSPLQQQTAITIPLLIAHGEADNNVPANQSHQLVKALQRRNATVEGLFYKGEGHGLTDAKNQADFLSHVEAFLAKYNPA, encoded by the coding sequence ATGAGCTGGCTCGGCAATGGCCGGTTGCTCACGTCGTGGGCAGCGTTCGTGCCGTTCGGACCGTTTCTCATCCCGTTTCCGGTCCCGGTCACCGTCGATGTCACCTCCGCGAAGGTTGACACCTTGTTGCCAAAAAAAGCGCCCTATCGCGCGGGTGCCGTGATCTGGACAGCGCCGGACGGCTCGAGCGTCCTGTTGAGCGCGACCCGCAACTCGAAGGAGTGGCCCGAAGTCCTTCGCGTCGACTTGGCGTCCGGGCTGGTCACCACGGTGCAGGCCAGTCAATCGCCGATACTGGCCTGGTTTGCGGACGCTAATGGCGTTGTCCGGGCGGGGATTGGGCGCGATGGGAAGCACCCTGCCATCTTCTACCGCACAAAGGCCGATGAACCGCTGCGGCGGTCGACGCCACCGCCGCCGCCAAAAGGCAAAGCGGATGACGGCGGCGATGACATGCTCGAAACGATCCGTTTTGACGGCCCCGGCAATACCAAGCTTGCCATCAGCAATCGTCAGACCGGGCGCTTTTCCGTTTACGAATATGATCTGGAGCACGACACGTTCGGCAAAGCCCTGTTCGAGCATCCCAAGGTCGACGTCGACCGCTTGGTGATAGATGCAGGCGGCTATACCGTGTCCGGTATCGCCTATGAGGATGACCGCCCCCGCGTAAAATGGCTCGATGCGGAACAGGGCAGGCTTCAAGCGCAGATCGATCGGATCTTCCCCAACACCGTCAATACCATGACCAGCCGCAGCCAGGACGGAAACCTTGTCGTCGTCGAGACGATGGGGCCGGACAGCGCAGGCATGTCTTATCTGTTCGATCGCAAGGCGCGTATCATGAAGGGTCTGCTGCCCGCGTTCGACAATCGCGAGACGCTCCACCTTTCCCCGGTTAGGGCATTCGATTTCAAAGCGCGCGATGGGCTTGAGATCCCCGGCTACCTCACACTACCGGTTGGTAAAGCAACCAAGGCGTTGCCCCTTATCGTTATGCCGCACGGCGGACCGTTCGCGCGCGATCGCTGGGGCTATGACCCCTATGTCCAGTTCCTCGCCAGCCGCGGGTATGCCGTGCTGCAGCCGCAATTCCGCGGGTCGACCGGCTTTGGCCGATCCTTCGTCGAAAAGGGTTATGGCCAGTGGGGCGCGGCAATGCAGGACGATTTGCTCGACGGAATTGCCGCTCTCGCGCGGGAGGGCACGATCGATCCCAAGCGCGTGTGTATCGTGGGCATATCCTATGGCGGCTATGCCGCGGAATGGGGCGCGGCGCGCGACGCCGCTCATTACCGGTGCGCAATCAGCCTGGCCGGAGTCAGCGACATACGTGCACAGCTCCGTCATGACCGTTCTCTATTCTACGCCCCGCGCTACGCCGCCGCCTGGGCGAAGAAGGTCGAGGGCGAAGAGAAACGCGACCTGGACGCTTTCTCCCCGCTTCAGCAGCAGACCGCCATCACTATCCCGCTGCTGATCGCGCACGGAGAGGCGGACAACAATGTTCCGGCCAACCAATCCCACCAGCTGGTAAAGGCGCTGCAGAGGCGAAACGCGACGGTCGAAGGCCTTTTCTACAAAGGCGAGGGCCATGGCCTGACCGACGCCAAGAACCAGGCGGACTTCCTGTCTCACGTCGAGGCGTTCCTCGCGAAATACAATCCCGCTTGA
- a CDS encoding sodium-translocating pyrophosphatase: MLIVELAILFGLLAVLYGIITAMQVLRAPAGNQRMQDIAAAIQEGAGAYLAKQYTTIAVVGVVVAILVFFFLGLIPAVGFAIGAILSGVTGFIGMNISVRANVRTAEAARHSLQGGLTMAFRSGAVTGMLVAGLALLAIAGYFFALVHSGLTPTSRPVINALVALSFGASLISIFARLGGGIFTKAADVGADMVGKNELGFDEDDDRNPGVIADNVGDNVGDCAGMAADLFETYVVTLGATMVLVALLVAGADAAKLMTLPLLAGGVCILTSIIGTFFVRLGGGSIMGALYKGFIVTAVLSIPALWWATHLIFPDMNAVIGSAAEATSLDTAPAVAAHTAFTGMDLFWCMLVGLGVTGLIVWITEYYTGTNYRPVQSIAKASDSGHGTNVIQGLAVSMESTAMPTLVIVVGIIASYQLAGLIGIAFAATAMLALAGMVVALDAYGPVTDNAGGIAEMAGLEGEVRERTDALDAVGNTTKAVTKGYAIGSAGLAALVLFATYTEDLSQFFGNVAVNFSLSNPYVVVGLLLGALLPYLFGGMAMTAVGRTAQAVAQDIRAQFKENPGIADRSVRPNYARTVSLVTAGAIREMIVPSLLPVLAPIAVYFAVTAVAGQGNGFAALGALLMGVIISGLFVAISMTSGGGAWDNAKKVIEVGAYGGKGSPAHQAAVTGDTVGDPYKDTAGPAVNPMIKITNIVALLLLAALAAHGG, from the coding sequence ATGCTGATCGTCGAACTGGCCATTCTCTTTGGCCTGCTGGCTGTGCTCTACGGAATCATTACCGCGATGCAGGTGCTGCGCGCGCCGGCGGGCAATCAGCGGATGCAGGACATCGCCGCCGCCATCCAGGAAGGTGCCGGCGCCTATCTCGCCAAGCAATATACCACCATCGCTGTTGTCGGTGTCGTGGTCGCGATCCTCGTCTTCTTCTTCCTCGGTCTCATCCCGGCCGTCGGCTTCGCGATCGGCGCGATCCTGTCTGGCGTGACCGGCTTCATCGGCATGAACATCTCGGTGCGCGCCAATGTCCGCACCGCGGAGGCGGCGCGTCACTCGCTTCAGGGCGGCCTGACCATGGCGTTCCGCTCGGGCGCGGTGACCGGCATGCTCGTCGCCGGCCTGGCGCTGCTGGCGATCGCCGGCTATTTCTTCGCACTCGTCCATAGCGGCCTCACGCCGACCAGCCGGCCGGTGATCAATGCGCTGGTGGCCTTGTCCTTCGGCGCCTCGCTCATCTCGATCTTCGCGCGCCTTGGCGGCGGCATCTTCACCAAGGCGGCCGACGTCGGCGCCGACATGGTCGGCAAGAACGAGCTCGGCTTCGACGAGGATGACGATCGCAACCCGGGTGTGATCGCGGACAATGTCGGCGACAATGTCGGCGACTGCGCCGGCATGGCCGCCGATCTGTTCGAAACCTATGTCGTCACGCTCGGCGCGACGATGGTGCTGGTGGCCTTGCTCGTCGCCGGCGCCGACGCCGCCAAGCTGATGACGCTGCCGCTGCTCGCAGGCGGCGTCTGCATTTTGACCTCGATCATCGGCACCTTCTTCGTCCGTCTCGGCGGCGGTTCGATCATGGGCGCGCTCTACAAGGGGTTCATCGTCACCGCCGTCCTGTCGATCCCGGCCTTGTGGTGGGCGACCCACCTGATCTTCCCGGACATGAATGCCGTCATCGGCAGCGCGGCCGAGGCGACCAGCCTCGACACCGCGCCTGCCGTCGCGGCGCATACCGCCTTCACCGGCATGGACCTGTTCTGGTGCATGCTAGTCGGGCTCGGCGTCACCGGCCTGATCGTATGGATCACCGAATATTATACCGGCACCAATTATCGCCCGGTCCAGTCGATCGCCAAGGCATCGGATTCGGGCCACGGCACCAACGTCATCCAGGGTTTGGCCGTGTCGATGGAATCGACGGCCATGCCGACGTTGGTGATCGTGGTCGGCATCATCGCCAGCTACCAGCTCGCCGGCCTGATCGGCATCGCCTTTGCCGCCACCGCGATGCTCGCGCTCGCCGGCATGGTGGTCGCGCTCGACGCCTACGGCCCCGTCACCGACAATGCCGGCGGCATCGCCGAAATGGCCGGGCTTGAGGGTGAGGTGCGCGAGCGCACCGACGCGCTCGACGCGGTCGGCAACACCACCAAGGCGGTAACCAAGGGCTATGCGATCGGCTCGGCCGGCCTCGCCGCTTTGGTGCTGTTCGCGACCTATACCGAGGATCTGTCGCAATTCTTCGGCAATGTTGCCGTCAACTTCTCGCTGTCCAATCCCTATGTCGTGGTCGGGCTACTGCTCGGCGCGCTGCTGCCTTATCTCTTCGGCGGCATGGCAATGACGGCGGTCGGCCGCACTGCGCAGGCGGTGGCGCAGGACATCCGCGCGCAGTTCAAGGAGAATCCCGGCATCGCCGATCGCAGCGTGCGGCCTAACTATGCCCGCACGGTCAGCCTCGTCACGGCCGGCGCGATCAGGGAGATGATCGTCCCGTCGCTGCTGCCGGTGCTGGCGCCGATCGCGGTCTATTTCGCGGTCACCGCGGTAGCTGGCCAGGGCAATGGCTTCGCCGCACTCGGTGCGTTGCTGATGGGTGTGATCATCTCGGGCCTGTTCGTCGCCATCTCGATGACTTCGGGCGGCGGCGCGTGGGACAATGCCAAGAAGGTGATCGAAGTCGGCGCCTATGGCGGCAAGGGCTCGCCCGCGCACCAGGCGGCGGTGACCGGCGACACGGTGGGCGATCCCTACAAGGACACGGCCGGCCCGGCGGTCAACCCGATGATCAAGATCACCAACATCGTCGCCTTGCTGCTGCTGGCGGCGCTCGCGGCGCACGGCGGCTGA